The DNA segment TATGGTGAAAGCGCTGTGATGCCTTGCGCTGTCGGAAAGATGTATGTTTTTTGAGCGGAGCCCAGGGCTTGGCGCAGCGCATAGGTGAGCGCTAAGTATTTAGTGTTTGCCAGATCTACCCTCATTCACTGGTTGTCTTGAGTGCCATGCTGACGCAACGCATGTGCGATTAAACTGCGCTTCCAATTAGACAGATCAGGGCGCACGCGCGCGGTGCACATGCCGAAAACCAAAGGGCACTAGGCAGGAAATTCGTGCCTTGCGATATAAGACTCCCGGGCGTCATTTCTCCTGGCCTGACGGGGTGCCGCTTCGAATCGAGGCAATTTACCCGTCTGCTATAGTTTTAGGCATGGCTAATGACTCGTACGCAAACGCTTATGCAGATGACGACCGGCGTCCGGTCGGATCTCTCAACGCGAGGGGAAGCGCACGGAAATTCCGGCCACCGTCGAACGGTGCGCGGCTTGGCAGAACGCACTTATCGCAGCGTGGCACAGCATCCGATTTGAGTCCTTACATAAATTTTCCCGCAGTATTGGGAAACTCGTCGCGCAGCATCTCTTCGGGATTCAGAATGTCGTCGTCGTGCATCACACAAACTGCAGAGGGACAAGCTACACCGCCGATGGCATTATTGGTGCTCACAAGCATAAGCATGGGGTCTACATTGGCAATCTCTACGATAGCGACAGTGTCTGCATAACCGACTTGAAGCCGCACTTGCACATGATGTCAAGCTGATTCGCGAACACTTGGGCACGCCAAAGCATGCCGACATTTACGGTCTTCGATATGACTCGGACAACGGGTCTTTGATGGGCGTCATAAACGATATGCGCAAGGCTTAAGCGCAACCTCATGGCGATCAGCTATTAAGATCATGGCGAAAATGCCTGCTTCAAATCTGAGGTGGTTCGTTCACGTCTCGGGTTGGATGCGGACTGACGCGGGCGACCACGCGAGGCGCTCGTTGACGCGAAAAATTATGGCGTTTAGTGACACACAACCTTTATGCGAGAAGGGGCACGGCGCAATGCCGTGCCCAACGATTTCGACGCGAAGTAATCACGGTCGCGAAGCGGTAGGTCGCCGAGGCAGGTTGGCCAAGGTTCTCGATATTTGAAAAGTCCGCCTCGCGGCGGTGCTCCCGTCTCTGCACAAGCCACTCGTGGCAGGGGAGGTCGGCGCAATGCGCGGCCCGTCAAGCTAATAAGTGTCCTGCGCAATTGATGCGAGCGGCCCGCACAGTTGCCTTCTTTTATCGCCTGATTTATAACGGCTCTAATTCAACAGCGCAATTGATTTGTAAATAAGCGCATATACGCCTATTTGTCAAAATTTTTTTATCCATCTTGACTAATAGGTGTATATAAACGCATTATCGACTAAGCTTAGAGGGCAGGGGTGCGCTAACGAGTCGTCAAAAATATTCGCGAATCGTTTTCACACGCGAAAGTACTGCGGGACGCGCCCGCCTGGCAGGGACGGATCGGGCATCTTAATGCACAAGGGGTGATGCAAGGTTCGCTAGAAGTGCCGCTGAAGGTGGCATGCTTGCGTATGTGAGTTGCGGAAGATGGTTGATGTCAGGTGACGGCCAGTTGTTCTCGCCAGATCAACGGCGCCGCGGGATCGGTTTCCCCTGCCTATTTGGTGGCGCCGGGGCATTGCGAGGCTCGAACGCATCGTCGCCAGATGCCAAAAACTGAAATGGCTTCGGCCGCCGCCACGTAGGGTGGATCAGGGTCACTGTCGCTGATTACAGCATCGTCGCGGGCATAGGCCCTTCCGGACCTAACTCAATAAGCCAGGAAAGTATCTCAAAATGGATCGTTGTGCAGTCATATTCGAACGGTTTTCTTTCGGGCGGTGCGAAATTTCGGTCGCACAGCGCCAGATCAGGTATTGCGGCGAAGTTATTGCCGTTGGTGACCGGTCGTTCGAGATTCTGCTTACACTTGCGAAAGCACGTGGAACGATTGTAAGCAAGGGCGAACTGATGGCGACTGTCTGGCCACAGCGCGTTGTTGAGGCAAACACTCTCGAATCCCATGTGTCGTCCCTGCGCAAAGTGCTTGGCACGGAGCGTGTTGCGATCCGTACCATCGCAGGCAGGGGTTACCAGTTCGTTGCTGATATCGTCGGTGAAGCAGAAAATCGGTCTTCAGGCCGCGAAACCGGCCTACCGGCCAGGCTATCCCCGCTCGTTGGGAGGGAAGCGGCCATAGCGACTCTTACGCAAATGGTGGAGTCGGACCGCCTCGTCACATTGCTCGGCACGGGTGGGATCGGGAAAACGCGCCTTGCAATCGAAACAGCAAGGTGCCTTGCAAGCTCGTTTCCCGACCGGGTTTGTCTGGCGGAACTTGCCAACCTTTCGTCGGGCGACCATGTTGCAATGTGCGTCGCAACTGCCCTTGGATTTCCGCCTGCGGACAGTCAAATACTTGAGGACCGGGTGGCTTCCGTCCTGAGTGACAAGAAAATTCTGCTGGTGATCGACAACTGTGAGCACATCATTGAAGCCGTAGCTAGAACTGTGGAGACTGTACTTAGGGCCTCGCCATTACTTCACATTATTGCAACATCGCGAGAGGTCCTCCGCGTGGAGGGTGAAAGAATTTATCAAGTACCCGCGCTTGTAGTTCCCCTGCTGGATAGCGACACCGTGCAAGATGTCTCAAGGCACAGCGCGGTACAGCTTCTCGATAAGCGTCTACGCGCTGCCGGCTTCGTTGGGAATGACGATATTGAAACGGCTAGATACAAAGCTCGAATCTGCCGGCGTCTCGACGGTCTTCCGCTAGCGATCGAACTCGCGGCCGCGCATGCGCAGGTTCTGGGTATAAAGTGCGTCGCTGAGCGACTGGAAGATAGGTTTGAATTGTTCAACCGGGGAAGCCGAGCGGTCTCTGCACGACATCAAACACTACGCGGCGCGTTGGATTGGAGCTACGACCTTCTCACAGATTCCGAACAGCAGATATTTGCGAGACTCAGCGTATTCGCCGGCGCGTTCTCAATCGAAACCGCCCAAGCCATTGCTTCCGACGAGGAAATGTCCCCGAACACCGTCCTCGAGGGAGTCGTGAATCTTGTGTCGAAGTCACTACTGACAGCTCAGACTTCGGGCGCCGTCATGAGTTACCGGATGCTTGAGACGACTCGCAGTTACGCAGCCGAGAGGCTCGTAGATGCTGGCGGGCTTTCGTTGACGGCGCGCCGACATGCGGAACACTTCCTCTCCGAATTTGAACGCGAAGAGTTAAATTGGGATCGCTCTGACTCGGGTCAGCTGCTGCCACGTTTTCGTGAATACCTTGACGACCTACGTTTCGCACTGCGTTGGAGCTTTTCGGACCAGGGGGACGTGGCGCTTGGAATTGCGATCGCCACGGCTGCTGTCCCGTACTGGATGAAAATTGGGCATGTTGCAGAGTGTCAGTTGAACGTTGAGAACGCTATGGCGCAGATGAACGCGAATCGCATCGCGGATGTCCAGCGAAAAATGAAGTTGCATCTCGCCCTCGGAGGGGTATTTGTATTCGCGTGTGCTGCCGAGAACGCGCGCGCGCATTTTGAAACTGCTTCGGAACTGGCGACAAAAGTGGGAGATACGGCCTTTAATCTTAAAGTTCTTTCCGGATTATGGGCGTGCACCTACCTACGCGGACCATTCGGTCTCTCACTACAGTACGCAAGACAATTCGAGGAGACTTGCCGGACTTGCGATGTGCGGGATGATGTAATTACCAGTCATCGCATGCTCGGGTCAGCATACTTCTGTGTTGGAGATATGAAGCGGGCTCGGGAGCATGTAGAGTCCTATCTTGCAAATGCTTCGTCGATCTCGTATGCATCGACTCTCGGTTTCCTTCTGGACGGCCAAGTCGGAGCGGAATGCGTTCTGGCGCACACACTTTGGATGCAAGGCTTCCCGGGCGCCGCAAGTGAAGCTATGCATCGAGCACTCGAGCGCGCGGATAGAGTCGGTGATGCCTTGAGTTGCTGGTTTGCTCGCCTGATGTGCTCTTGCCCGCTCACATTACTGATGGGTGGACCATCTGAGCTTCGCAGGCAGGTTGACGATCTTTCGAACATTGCGCGTGTACACGGCATGGCGTCGTGGGATGCGCACGTAGATGTTTGGGAGGGTATTGTCACCTCCGCCGAAGGTGATGCAGGAGCGTTTGATCGACTAATTGCTCCAGCGTTCGCGAAGTTCTCGGCATGGCAATTCAATGCAAGCCTTACTGGACTGTTCAGTGAGTTGTGCAGGCAGTTGGTGTTGAACGGTAGGTTGAGCGTGGCAGAGAAGTTTGTCTCAGAAGCGATCGCCCACGCTGAGCGCGTCGAAGATGGCTGCTCCTTGCCCGAATTGCATCGGCTTCGGGGTGAACTGGAAATTCACGCTGGCCGAGGTGGGTCAGAGCTGGTGGCCGAAGAGGCGTTTTCGCTTTCGTACGAGTTGGCGGAAGATGGTGGTCTACTGGCGTGGGGACTTCGCGCTGCGCTTAGTCTGGGGAAATTGCGGCAGAATCAGCAACGATACAAGGAGGCACACGACGTCGTCGAACACGTTCGGTGCCGCTTTACCGAGGCGTCCGATACAATCGACTTAATCGCCGCAGACAG comes from the Burkholderia sp. PAMC 26561 genome and includes:
- a CDS encoding ATP-binding protein, yielding MDRCAVIFERFSFGRCEISVAQRQIRYCGEVIAVGDRSFEILLTLAKARGTIVSKGELMATVWPQRVVEANTLESHVSSLRKVLGTERVAIRTIAGRGYQFVADIVGEAENRSSGRETGLPARLSPLVGREAAIATLTQMVESDRLVTLLGTGGIGKTRLAIETARCLASSFPDRVCLAELANLSSGDHVAMCVATALGFPPADSQILEDRVASVLSDKKILLVIDNCEHIIEAVARTVETVLRASPLLHIIATSREVLRVEGERIYQVPALVVPLLDSDTVQDVSRHSAVQLLDKRLRAAGFVGNDDIETARYKARICRRLDGLPLAIELAAAHAQVLGIKCVAERLEDRFELFNRGSRAVSARHQTLRGALDWSYDLLTDSEQQIFARLSVFAGAFSIETAQAIASDEEMSPNTVLEGVVNLVSKSLLTAQTSGAVMSYRMLETTRSYAAERLVDAGGLSLTARRHAEHFLSEFEREELNWDRSDSGQLLPRFREYLDDLRFALRWSFSDQGDVALGIAIATAAVPYWMKIGHVAECQLNVENAMAQMNANRIADVQRKMKLHLALGGVFVFACAAENARAHFETASELATKVGDTAFNLKVLSGLWACTYLRGPFGLSLQYARQFEETCRTCDVRDDVITSHRMLGSAYFCVGDMKRAREHVESYLANASSISYASTLGFLLDGQVGAECVLAHTLWMQGFPGAASEAMHRALERADRVGDALSCWFARLMCSCPLTLLMGGPSELRRQVDDLSNIARVHGMASWDAHVDVWEGIVTSAEGDAGAFDRLIAPAFAKFSAWQFNASLTGLFSELCRQLVLNGRLSVAEKFVSEAIAHAERVEDGCSLPELHRLRGELEIHAGRGGSELVAEEAFSLSYELAEDGGLLAWGLRAALSLGKLRQNQQRYKEAHDVVEHVRCRFTEASDTIDLIAADRFLSETRKAAMRCCSPDLPVRLLPGA